One genomic segment of Natrialbaceae archaeon AArc-T1-2 includes these proteins:
- a CDS encoding ribosome assembly factor SBDS, producing the protein MISLDEAVTARLESHGARFEVLVDPDAALAIKRDEFEGELEDVIAAEDVFEDASRGDRPAENDLEKVFDTTDPLEIIPEVITRGEIQITAEQRREMQEQKRKQLIDTIARNAINPQMDDAPHPPERIESALEEAGFTVEPMEPVEQQVDDALDALRPIIPIRFEEVTVAVQVPADYAGSAQAKIRQYGELEREEWQPDGSWVGVLTFPAGMQNDFYDLVNEITSGEAETRIIKDKDELRTQ; encoded by the coding sequence ATGATATCACTCGACGAGGCGGTGACGGCGCGTCTCGAGTCACACGGGGCACGCTTCGAGGTGCTCGTAGATCCGGATGCGGCACTCGCGATCAAACGCGACGAGTTCGAGGGCGAGCTCGAGGACGTCATCGCCGCTGAGGACGTCTTCGAGGACGCCTCGCGAGGGGACCGCCCCGCCGAGAACGACCTCGAGAAAGTCTTCGACACGACGGATCCACTGGAGATCATTCCCGAGGTCATCACACGCGGGGAGATCCAGATCACGGCCGAACAGCGCCGCGAGATGCAAGAACAGAAACGCAAACAGCTGATCGACACGATCGCGCGAAACGCGATCAACCCCCAGATGGACGACGCACCTCACCCGCCCGAGCGCATCGAGAGTGCACTCGAGGAGGCGGGGTTTACGGTCGAGCCGATGGAACCCGTCGAGCAACAGGTCGACGACGCCCTGGACGCGTTGCGGCCGATCATCCCGATCCGGTTCGAGGAGGTGACCGTCGCGGTTCAGGTCCCGGCCGACTACGCCGGCAGCGCCCAGGCGAAGATTCGCCAGTACGGCGAGTTAGAACGCGAGGAGTGGCAACCCGACGGCTCGTGGGTCGGCGTCCTCACGTTCCCAGCCGGCATGCAAAACGACTTCTACGACCTGGTTAACGAGATTACAAGCGGCGAGGCCGAAACGCGGATCATCAAAGACAAAGACGAACTGCGAACGCAGTAG
- the psmA gene encoding archaeal proteasome endopeptidase complex subunit alpha — MQGQAQQQAYDRGITIFSPDGRLYQVEYAREAVKRGTASIGIRTAGGVVLAVDKRVPSPLLEDSSVEKIHKADDHIGIASAGHVADARQLIDFARRQAQVNQLRYGEPIGVETLTKNVTDHIQQYTQVGGARPFGVALIVGGIENGEPRLFETDPSGTPYEWKALAVGADRGELQNYLEDNYEEGADLDGGIALALDALASVNEESLLPEEVGLATVDAETESFEQFDRDRIEEYLVENELLAEEEEEDE, encoded by the coding sequence ATGCAGGGACAAGCCCAACAGCAGGCGTACGACCGCGGCATCACGATCTTCTCACCTGACGGTCGACTCTACCAGGTGGAGTACGCCCGCGAGGCGGTCAAACGCGGGACTGCCAGTATCGGGATTCGAACCGCCGGTGGAGTCGTCCTCGCAGTCGACAAACGCGTCCCATCGCCGCTGCTCGAGGACTCGAGCGTCGAGAAGATTCACAAGGCGGACGATCACATCGGCATCGCGAGCGCGGGCCACGTCGCCGACGCTCGCCAGCTGATCGACTTCGCGCGACGACAGGCACAGGTCAACCAGCTTCGCTACGGCGAGCCGATCGGCGTCGAGACGCTGACGAAAAACGTCACCGACCACATCCAGCAGTACACCCAGGTTGGCGGGGCGCGGCCGTTCGGCGTCGCGCTGATCGTCGGCGGCATCGAGAACGGCGAGCCGCGTCTGTTCGAGACTGATCCGTCGGGGACGCCCTACGAGTGGAAGGCGCTCGCCGTCGGTGCCGACCGCGGCGAACTCCAGAACTACCTCGAGGACAACTACGAGGAAGGAGCGGACTTAGACGGCGGAATCGCTCTCGCTCTCGATGCCCTCGCATCGGTCAACGAGGAGTCGCTATTGCCCGAAGAAGTGGGCCTGGCGACGGTCGATGCGGAGACCGAATCCTTCGAGCAGTTCGATCGTGACCGAATCGAGGAGTACCTCGTCGAGAACGAACTGCTGGCCGAAGAAGAAGAAGAAGACGAGTAA
- the hflX gene encoding GTPase HflX, with protein MRAIIAKRVDSGTPDTEEICDLAAAAGYDIVGEVTQTRKADPALQLGEGKANELAQKVELADVTTVIFDNRLGPYQTYNLGQLLPEGVEVIDRFTLILEIFGQRAQTRKAQLQVELAELRYELPRAEAKTSLAKRDEHPGFMGLGEYDESREQDIKDQISRIKDELERIEQTEEHRRERRRASGFDLVALAGYTNAGKSTLLRRLAEDLEIDENEQLHPDLDATAESEDRLFTTLGTTTRRAEVGPREILLTDTVGFISNLPHWLVESFKSTLDSVYRADLVLLVVDVSEPVEDIHEKLVTSHDTLYERNEAPIVTVLNKIDEVSEEELAEKRNALSALAPNPVAVSAADGTNVDALRDRIDRELPDWERERLVLPMTDETMSLVSWIHDNANVEDVTYGDDDVHVSFEARPAVVSRARSRASELETATAESA; from the coding sequence ATGAGAGCGATAATCGCGAAACGAGTCGACTCAGGTACGCCCGATACGGAAGAGATCTGCGACCTCGCTGCGGCCGCAGGCTACGACATCGTCGGCGAGGTGACCCAGACCCGGAAAGCCGATCCGGCGTTGCAACTCGGTGAGGGGAAGGCAAACGAACTCGCCCAGAAAGTCGAGCTAGCCGACGTCACGACGGTCATCTTCGACAATCGGCTCGGACCCTACCAGACGTACAACCTCGGTCAACTCCTCCCGGAGGGCGTCGAGGTCATCGACCGGTTCACGCTGATCCTCGAGATCTTCGGCCAGCGCGCCCAGACCCGCAAGGCACAGCTACAGGTCGAGCTCGCAGAGCTGCGTTACGAACTCCCTCGCGCCGAGGCCAAGACGAGCCTCGCAAAGCGAGACGAACACCCCGGCTTCATGGGCCTGGGCGAGTACGACGAGAGCCGCGAGCAGGACATCAAAGACCAGATCAGTCGGATCAAAGACGAACTCGAGCGCATCGAACAGACCGAAGAACACCGCCGCGAGCGCCGGCGTGCCTCCGGGTTCGACCTCGTCGCGCTCGCCGGCTACACGAACGCCGGGAAGTCGACGCTGCTTCGCCGGCTCGCGGAAGACCTCGAGATCGACGAGAACGAACAGCTTCATCCGGATCTCGACGCGACCGCGGAGTCGGAAGACCGGCTGTTTACGACGCTCGGGACGACGACCCGCCGAGCCGAGGTCGGACCGCGCGAGATCTTGCTCACCGACACGGTCGGGTTTATCAGCAACCTGCCACACTGGCTCGTCGAGTCGTTCAAGTCGACGCTCGATTCGGTCTATCGCGCCGATCTCGTCTTGCTCGTCGTCGACGTCAGCGAGCCGGTCGAGGACATCCACGAGAAGCTCGTCACCAGCCACGACACCCTCTACGAGCGCAACGAAGCCCCCATCGTCACCGTGTTGAACAAGATCGATGAGGTGAGCGAGGAGGAACTCGCCGAAAAACGAAACGCACTCTCGGCACTCGCACCGAACCCCGTTGCCGTCAGCGCGGCGGACGGAACGAACGTCGACGCCTTGCGCGATCGCATCGACCGCGAACTGCCCGACTGGGAACGCGAGCGACTGGTGTTACCGATGACCGACGAAACGATGAGTCTGGTCTCGTGGATCCACGACAACGCCAACGTCGAAGACGTCACGTACGGCGACGACGACGTCCACGTCTCCTTCGAGGCGCGGCCGGCCGTCGTCTCTCGCGCCAGGTCGCGAGCGAGCGAACTCGAGACGGCGACTGCCGAGTCGGCGTAG
- a CDS encoding Rpp14/Pop5 family protein: protein MKHLPKHLRPRWRYLAVGIEAWPDADLDRRSFQRELWYAGQNLLGDPGSADADLRVVDFAFADGVGEALVRVRRGETEAARAAIACVDEVDGDPVGLVVRGISGTIRAAEEKYLGRGGQVPEERNVVFGNEDRVAVVRAGSADVRLDDTFAGATDLDLT from the coding sequence ATGAAACACTTGCCGAAACACCTCCGGCCGCGGTGGCGCTATCTCGCGGTCGGGATCGAGGCGTGGCCGGACGCCGACCTCGATCGGCGATCGTTCCAGCGGGAACTCTGGTACGCTGGCCAGAACCTGCTGGGCGATCCGGGAAGCGCCGACGCGGATCTTCGCGTCGTCGACTTCGCGTTTGCAGACGGCGTCGGCGAGGCGCTCGTACGGGTCCGCCGCGGGGAGACCGAGGCTGCACGGGCAGCGATCGCCTGCGTCGACGAGGTAGACGGCGATCCCGTTGGACTCGTCGTCCGCGGTATCAGTGGCACGATCCGTGCCGCTGAAGAAAAGTATTTAGGACGGGGCGGGCAAGTCCCAGAGGAGAGAAACGTCGTGTTCGGGAACGAGGACCGAGTCGCAGTCGTGCGCGCTGGATCCGCAGATGTGCGACTCGATGATACGTTCGCGGGCGCGACAGACCTCGATTTAACGTGA
- a CDS encoding GNAT family N-acetyltransferase: MPPNAQPRIEPAAETDLEAVTDLWVRLAREQRDHDSHVRPAENRATIRETLSAHRVGDGLLVARLDGEVVGFASFTVEHGTFELDVTRGLLSNLYVTPSRRGEGIGTALLEAVEDALAERGVDVVTLEAMADNEAARRFYRRNGYDAHRVAMERNLETKNDTPSKDER, encoded by the coding sequence ATGCCCCCGAACGCACAGCCCAGGATTGAACCGGCGGCCGAGACCGACCTCGAGGCCGTCACAGACCTGTGGGTACGACTCGCACGCGAACAGCGCGATCACGACTCACACGTCCGTCCGGCCGAGAACCGAGCGACGATCCGCGAGACGCTTTCTGCACACCGGGTCGGCGACGGACTACTCGTCGCACGGCTGGACGGCGAGGTCGTTGGCTTCGCCTCGTTTACCGTCGAACACGGCACGTTCGAACTCGACGTCACCCGGGGGCTGCTCTCGAACCTGTACGTGACCCCGTCCCGACGCGGAGAGGGGATCGGTACGGCGTTGCTCGAGGCCGTCGAGGACGCTCTCGCCGAGCGCGGCGTCGACGTCGTCACGCTCGAGGCGATGGCCGACAACGAGGCCGCACGGCGTTTTTACCGTCGTAACGGCTACGACGCTCATCGGGTCGCGATGGAACGGAACCTCGAGACGAAAAACGATACACCTTCAAAGGACGAGCGATAA
- a CDS encoding thiolase C-terminal domain-containing protein, with protein MERVAIIGASMTQFGQRDEWIRELLVEAGVACLEDAGVDTGEIEHLYVSNMASGEFEGQSGVVNALVHDLDAMPAYTQRIDQTSSSGGAGIYAAWQSVASGASEMTLLVGGEKMTHRTTAEATDVIASLTHPVEYKHGLTLPSFAGLTARHYLECFDAPRESLARVAVKNHKNGVDNPKAQFQKEIDLETAMASPVVADPLRLYDFCPITDGSAALMLCPESVAKEYTDEYVVISGIDGATDTHVVHEREDPTVMGGVVESGDGAYEMSGYGPADVDVAELHDMFTILEFLQMEGLGFAEHGEAWQLVEEGYTERDTGELPINTSGGLKSKGHPLGASGVAQAVEIYEQLVGEAGPRQVEADVGLTCNVGGFGNCVITTIMEAAQ; from the coding sequence ATGGAACGTGTCGCGATAATCGGGGCGTCGATGACCCAGTTCGGACAGCGCGACGAGTGGATCCGCGAGTTGCTCGTGGAGGCTGGGGTGGCGTGTCTCGAGGACGCTGGCGTTGACACCGGCGAAATCGAACACCTGTACGTCTCGAATATGGCGAGTGGGGAGTTCGAGGGTCAATCCGGCGTCGTCAACGCGTTGGTGCACGACCTCGACGCAATGCCTGCATACACCCAGCGCATCGACCAGACGAGCTCGAGCGGAGGCGCGGGCATCTACGCCGCCTGGCAGTCGGTTGCGAGCGGGGCGAGCGAAATGACGCTGCTCGTCGGCGGCGAGAAGATGACACACCGCACGACCGCCGAGGCGACCGACGTCATCGCGTCGCTGACCCATCCGGTCGAGTACAAACACGGACTGACCCTGCCCTCGTTCGCGGGACTGACCGCTCGACACTACTTAGAGTGCTTCGACGCGCCCCGGGAGAGCCTCGCGAGGGTCGCGGTCAAGAACCACAAAAACGGTGTCGACAACCCGAAGGCCCAGTTCCAGAAAGAGATCGACCTCGAGACGGCGATGGCGTCGCCGGTCGTCGCCGACCCGCTACGGCTGTATGACTTCTGCCCGATCACGGACGGCTCGGCGGCGCTTATGCTCTGTCCGGAGTCGGTGGCCAAAGAGTACACCGACGAGTACGTCGTCATCTCGGGGATCGACGGAGCCACGGACACCCACGTCGTCCACGAACGCGAGGACCCCACAGTAATGGGTGGCGTCGTCGAGAGCGGCGACGGCGCCTACGAGATGAGCGGCTACGGACCGGCGGACGTCGATGTCGCGGAACTGCACGACATGTTCACGATCCTCGAGTTCCTTCAGATGGAGGGGCTCGGATTTGCCGAGCACGGCGAGGCCTGGCAGCTTGTCGAGGAGGGCTATACGGAGCGTGACACCGGCGAGCTGCCGATCAACACCTCCGGCGGGCTCAAATCGAAGGGCCATCCACTCGGCGCAAGCGGCGTCGCACAGGCCGTCGAGATCTACGAACAGCTCGTCGGCGAGGCTGGCCCGCGACAGGTCGAGGCCGACGTCGGTCTGACCTGTAACGTCGGCGGCTTTGGCAACTGCGTCATCACCACGATCATGGAGGCTGCACAATGA
- the tbsP gene encoding transcriptional regulator TbsP, with protein MDSNLLNHQIDDILESVLEEAAGDVYMVNPSWDAIEEFVSVATEFDGELPTVHMLADERTIKDVMADFIVASNAADLIADGTLSLRTLEEAPENSLLVTESNVVAVVHAGDRVGGLATDDEGFVDAAYDTYEHRWEDAASFNLRTPPISRVQETLATEISGEAEDDFTAILSSLETARGDGEGLDEVTISLLVAAKNEALLYDISKWGEDVGIASKATFSRTKTKLEDMGLLDTEKVPIDVGRPRLRLKIGDERLRDADNSQLATVAQSILN; from the coding sequence ATGGACTCGAATTTACTAAATCACCAGATTGACGATATACTCGAGTCAGTACTCGAGGAGGCGGCTGGTGACGTGTACATGGTGAATCCGTCGTGGGACGCTATCGAGGAGTTCGTCAGCGTCGCGACCGAGTTCGACGGCGAGCTTCCGACGGTACACATGCTCGCAGACGAGCGTACGATCAAAGACGTCATGGCCGATTTCATCGTCGCCAGCAACGCCGCCGATCTCATCGCCGACGGCACGCTCTCGCTTCGGACGCTCGAGGAAGCGCCCGAAAACTCGCTTCTGGTTACCGAGTCGAACGTCGTCGCCGTCGTCCACGCCGGCGACCGCGTCGGCGGTCTCGCCACGGACGACGAGGGGTTCGTCGACGCCGCCTACGATACCTACGAACATCGCTGGGAGGACGCGGCGTCGTTCAATCTCCGGACACCGCCGATCTCTCGGGTCCAGGAAACGCTCGCAACGGAGATCAGCGGCGAGGCCGAGGACGACTTCACCGCAATCCTGAGTTCGCTCGAGACCGCTCGCGGCGACGGCGAGGGCCTCGACGAAGTCACCATCTCGCTGCTCGTCGCCGCGAAAAACGAAGCGTTGCTGTACGATATCAGCAAGTGGGGTGAAGACGTCGGGATCGCCAGCAAGGCGACGTTCTCTCGGACCAAGACCAAACTCGAGGACATGGGGCTGCTCGATACCGAGAAGGTCCCGATCGACGTCGGTCGGCCGCGACTCCGCCTGAAGATCGGCGACGAACGGCTTCGCGACGCCGACAACAGCCAGCTCGCAACCGTCGCGCAATCGATTCTGAACTGA
- a CDS encoding HalOD1 output domain-containing protein, which produces MLLSVEQSDEDRPLSFAVIDAIAEREGVDATEIEPPEYEALYEVLNPEALDALFAPREDGTPRSNGQVKFTYCGYDVVVDSDGDVTVRE; this is translated from the coding sequence ATGCTACTGTCAGTCGAGCAGTCGGACGAGGACCGACCTCTTAGCTTCGCGGTCATCGATGCGATCGCCGAACGCGAAGGCGTCGATGCGACCGAGATCGAACCGCCCGAGTACGAAGCACTGTACGAGGTTCTCAATCCGGAAGCGCTCGATGCGCTCTTTGCCCCGCGAGAGGACGGAACACCCCGGAGTAACGGTCAGGTGAAGTTCACGTACTGTGGGTACGACGTCGTCGTCGACAGCGATGGGGACGTAACCGTCCGCGAGTAA
- a CDS encoding RNase P subunit p30 family protein — MYEGVHAHPDGESTVARLAKTAAEYGFDGVVVRNGADATDGDGPTGEDVRDTYDVDVVDGVEICATDPRTAGGSVGNVRSSRTIVAVRGDTAAVNRFAVENDKVDVLARPMAGEGDFNHVLAKSAVANGVRIEFDLSSVLRESGGRRVRALQSLRKLAEIVDYYDAPYVVSARPRSHLELRAPRELRALGEQIGFSSEWVERGLTEWGRLAERNRHVHSESFIEPGVERGRHEKKR; from the coding sequence ATGTACGAGGGCGTCCACGCCCACCCTGACGGAGAGAGTACGGTCGCGAGACTCGCGAAGACGGCGGCCGAGTACGGGTTCGATGGCGTGGTCGTCCGGAACGGCGCGGACGCGACCGACGGCGACGGCCCGACCGGCGAGGATGTCCGTGATACCTACGACGTCGACGTCGTCGACGGCGTCGAGATTTGCGCCACCGATCCCCGGACGGCAGGCGGGTCGGTCGGCAACGTCCGGAGCTCGCGGACGATCGTCGCCGTCCGGGGCGACACGGCGGCGGTGAATCGGTTTGCCGTCGAAAACGACAAGGTCGACGTGCTCGCACGACCGATGGCCGGCGAGGGCGATTTCAACCACGTGCTGGCAAAATCTGCGGTAGCGAACGGCGTTCGGATCGAGTTCGATCTCTCGTCCGTTCTGCGTGAAAGCGGTGGTCGACGCGTACGCGCCCTGCAGTCGCTTCGCAAGCTCGCCGAGATCGTCGACTACTACGACGCGCCGTACGTCGTCAGCGCCAGACCGCGTTCTCACCTCGAACTTCGCGCCCCACGGGAGCTTCGTGCACTCGGCGAGCAGATCGGTTTCTCGAGTGAGTGGGTCGAGCGGGGATTGACCGAGTGGGGACGGCTCGCCGAACGCAATCGTCACGTCCACTCCGAGTCGTTCATTGAGCCCGGGGTCGAACGTGGTCGACATGAAAAGAAACGGTAA
- a CDS encoding OB-fold domain-containing protein, translating to MTMEATRYEDGSISFPGHPVGPNGAEPVETIDLSEYTAEIVTWTTSTATPPGVREPNHIAIVEFDVEGESVRAIGQLTTGEVETGDEVRPVYDEELREPGAGIREPESQEWGGYRFEPV from the coding sequence ATGACGATGGAAGCGACCCGCTACGAGGACGGATCGATTAGCTTTCCCGGCCATCCGGTCGGGCCGAACGGTGCCGAGCCGGTCGAGACGATCGACCTGAGCGAGTACACCGCCGAGATCGTCACCTGGACGACCAGCACGGCGACACCACCCGGCGTCCGGGAACCGAACCACATCGCGATCGTCGAGTTCGACGTCGAGGGCGAGTCGGTCCGAGCGATCGGACAGCTGACGACCGGCGAGGTCGAGACCGGCGACGAGGTTCGGCCGGTCTACGACGAAGAGCTTCGAGAACCCGGTGCCGGCATTCGGGAACCGGAGAGCCAGGAGTGGGGCGGCTACCGATTCGAGCCGGTCTGA
- a CDS encoding ribonuclease H-like domain-containing protein, with the protein MRIENSFIPVRGVGEATERKLWEHGVTHWEEFDGRVVGPTLADRIESFIDDAWTRLEAGDLGYFAESMPASSRWRLYENAHDEACFLDIETTGLDASCHDVTTVSVHRGGETTTYVRGDDLTAERLQTELEAASLLVTFNGAQFDVPFLETCYDVDVSVPHVDLMYPCRTLGLSGGLKRIEREVGIGRDRPDLSGRDAVRLWREYERGDDDALETLVSYNRADTRNLETLMDHVTSRLHADVFGSVVE; encoded by the coding sequence GTGCGAATCGAGAACAGTTTCATCCCGGTCCGGGGTGTCGGTGAGGCGACCGAACGGAAACTCTGGGAACACGGGGTCACACACTGGGAGGAGTTCGACGGCCGCGTCGTCGGGCCGACGCTTGCAGACCGGATCGAATCGTTCATCGACGACGCCTGGACGCGACTCGAAGCGGGCGATCTCGGTTACTTCGCCGAGTCGATGCCTGCCTCGAGTCGCTGGCGACTGTACGAGAACGCCCACGACGAAGCCTGTTTCCTGGATATCGAGACGACCGGTCTCGACGCGAGCTGTCACGACGTGACGACTGTCAGCGTCCACCGGGGCGGCGAGACGACGACGTACGTCCGCGGTGACGACCTCACTGCCGAGAGGCTCCAGACGGAACTTGAGGCCGCGTCGCTTCTGGTCACGTTCAACGGAGCGCAGTTCGACGTCCCCTTCCTCGAGACCTGCTACGACGTCGACGTTTCGGTCCCACACGTCGATCTCATGTATCCCTGTCGGACACTCGGCCTCTCCGGCGGACTGAAACGAATCGAACGCGAGGTCGGTATCGGCCGCGACCGACCCGATCTCTCGGGTCGCGACGCGGTTCGGCTCTGGCGGGAGTACGAACGCGGCGACGACGACGCCCTCGAGACGCTCGTCTCGTACAACCGGGCGGACACGCGAAACCTCGAGACGCTGATGGACCACGTGACTAGTCGACTCCACGCGGACGTCTTCGGATCCGTCGTAGAGTGA
- a CDS encoding DUF7547 family protein codes for MDRDDELAEAIDELTATLRTLREELEPRRRSRLRPPTPDELLRFSDEVALPALVAILEANLRALEAFQRGLQLFRREREIRDGADRAVESTRTQATELRRTTLDQLDGALTELQRAAGDGTLPRDRRARELIEQARDLREEVDRRLREAGADVETAEPTGKRIEIDDGIDDETTDDPGADVDVDAELETLRDRYADESDDEHDAPGGGGDDENGDNGDDDS; via the coding sequence ATGGACCGAGACGACGAACTCGCCGAGGCCATCGACGAGCTCACGGCGACGCTTCGCACGCTTCGGGAGGAACTCGAGCCGCGTCGGCGTTCGCGGCTCCGGCCGCCGACGCCCGACGAACTGCTTCGGTTTTCCGACGAGGTCGCCCTGCCGGCGCTCGTCGCGATCCTCGAGGCGAACCTGCGAGCGCTCGAGGCGTTCCAGCGCGGACTTCAGCTCTTCCGTCGCGAACGCGAGATTCGAGACGGCGCCGATCGAGCCGTCGAGTCGACGCGCACGCAGGCGACCGAGCTCCGACGGACGACGCTCGACCAGCTCGACGGCGCACTCACCGAACTCCAGCGTGCAGCAGGCGACGGAACGCTCCCTCGCGATCGACGGGCACGCGAGCTGATCGAACAGGCTCGAGACCTGCGCGAGGAGGTCGACCGACGGCTCCGTGAGGCCGGCGCGGACGTCGAGACCGCCGAACCGACGGGTAAGCGAATCGAGATAGACGACGGGATCGACGACGAGACCACCGACGACCCCGGGGCTGACGTCGACGTCGACGCCGAACTCGAGACGCTACGGGATCGGTACGCCGACGAAAGCGACGATGAGCACGACGCTCCGGGTGGTGGCGGGGACGACGAAAACGGAGACAACGGCGATGACGACAGCTGA